One window from the genome of Helicobacter pylori encodes:
- a CDS encoding tetratricopeptide repeat protein, producing the protein MWLKSKIFLLMGLLSHSLNALSLTLTQGKEGGEDFSVLTLRHNKAFSCFYTNEKPPSGIEASLSIIHAKRPIECMIDSIPKEGFTPLENAFFNITYSMRQQQFILHIKPKVMRRLTLFSFDRDYKKAIPLFVENDPKAKTWQIIGYDQNIPFLSEKDNAQKGLNFPIVIKDAQTPIIQELDVNNKPLLTTKGYDLNAYLEAKKQMDSQAYFDALRTISRAFKNYPQTMFKKDLYLLEIIALGQLGIKKSLLIDIGTKWIKNYPTDPNIPEALYYVAKALDENNNYKQAMRYYKRILLEYKNSRYAPLAQMRLAIEAAEGSDLSNANMLFKEAFSNAKDKESASEIALNWAEAEINYQNFNNAKYLIDKVVQSNPDYLSMHSELALDLLKLLKKNQMNASAIEIAHLLLNQDDDLKAKEQALYDLGALYARIRDFKNAHLYNLQYLQDHAELDKASVVRARDEKTLFSMEGNTQEKIAHYDKIIHNFPNSNEALKALELKAQLLFENKRYAEVLGMQKNLPKDSPLIQKTLNILAKTPLEDNRCEEALKYLSQITAFEFSLKEEIQAFDCLYFASLKEKAQIIALNALKTAKTPSEKLVWLYRLGRNYYRLGDFKNSTLASKDALILAQSLNKKEFYDIAFVLFSDYMQNNEKELALNLYAFLEKHFKDDKRMALVYFKLLENEKDPKSVKIYATSLLKLQDAYKDYSYTPFSEFALIDAYRTTKDYSKALETLDKLLNRRLSLEDHQKALYLQSSLLDLTHQKAKSKASLEKCVQLKQKDQTNAWQNLCEQGLNLFKNKES; encoded by the coding sequence TTGTGGCTTAAGTCAAAAATCTTTCTTTTAATGGGCTTACTCTCCCATTCGCTCAACGCCTTAAGCCTCACGCTCACGCAAGGCAAGGAAGGGGGGGAAGATTTTTCGGTTTTAACCTTACGACACAATAAGGCGTTTTCTTGTTTTTATACCAATGAAAAACCGCCAAGCGGGATTGAAGCCTCTCTATCCATTATACACGCTAAACGCCCCATAGAATGCATGATAGACTCTATCCCTAAGGAGGGTTTTACCCCTTTAGAAAACGCTTTTTTCAATATCACCTATTCCATGCGCCAACAACAATTCATTTTACACATCAAACCCAAAGTGATGCGAAGACTCACCCTTTTTTCTTTTGACAGGGATTATAAAAAAGCGATCCCCCTTTTTGTGGAAAACGATCCTAAAGCCAAAACGTGGCAAATCATAGGCTATGATCAAAATATCCCTTTTTTGAGCGAAAAAGACAACGCTCAAAAAGGCTTGAATTTCCCCATTGTCATTAAAGACGCTCAAACCCCTATCATTCAAGAACTGGATGTGAATAACAAACCCCTACTCACCACAAAGGGCTATGACTTAAACGCTTATTTAGAGGCTAAAAAACAAATGGATTCGCAAGCCTATTTTGACGCTTTACGCACGATCAGCCGTGCGTTTAAAAACTACCCTCAAACGATGTTTAAAAAAGATTTGTATTTATTAGAAATTATCGCATTAGGCCAATTAGGCATTAAAAAATCCTTACTCATAGACATTGGCACCAAGTGGATTAAAAATTACCCGACTGACCCCAATATCCCTGAAGCGCTATACTATGTCGCCAAAGCTTTAGATGAAAACAACAATTACAAACAGGCCATGCGTTATTACAAACGCATTCTTTTAGAATACAAAAATTCCCGCTACGCTCCTTTAGCCCAAATGCGTTTAGCCATTGAAGCGGCTGAAGGCTCTGATTTGAGCAACGCTAACATGCTTTTTAAAGAAGCTTTTTCTAACGCTAAAGATAAAGAGAGCGCGAGTGAAATCGCTCTTAATTGGGCTGAAGCAGAGATAAACTATCAAAATTTTAATAACGCCAAATACCTCATTGATAAGGTGGTCCAATCCAACCCTGATTATCTTTCTATGCATAGCGAATTAGCCCTAGACTTGCTCAAGTTATTGAAAAAAAACCAGATGAATGCAAGCGCGATTGAGATCGCTCACTTGCTCCTTAATCAAGACGATGACTTGAAAGCTAAAGAGCAAGCGCTCTATGATTTAGGGGCGTTGTATGCAAGGATCAGGGACTTTAAAAACGCCCACCTTTACAATCTGCAATATTTACAAGACCATGCGGAATTGGATAAAGCTTCTGTCGTTAGAGCACGCGATGAAAAAACCCTTTTTTCCATGGAGGGGAACACGCAAGAAAAAATCGCCCACTACGATAAAATCATTCACAATTTCCCTAATTCTAATGAAGCCCTAAAGGCTTTAGAATTGAAAGCCCAACTCTTGTTTGAAAATAAGCGTTATGCTGAAGTTTTAGGCATGCAAAAAAATTTGCCTAAAGATTCTCCTTTGATCCAAAAAACGCTCAATATCCTTGCTAAAACCCCATTAGAGGACAATCGTTGCGAAGAAGCCTTAAAATACTTATCCCAGATCACCGCCTTTGAATTCAGCCTCAAAGAAGAAATCCAAGCCTTTGATTGCTTGTATTTCGCATCGCTTAAAGAAAAAGCGCAAATCATTGCCCTAAACGCTTTAAAAACAGCTAAAACCCCTAGCGAGAAATTGGTATGGCTTTATCGTTTGGGGCGCAATTACTACCGCTTAGGGGATTTTAAAAATTCCACTCTGGCCTCTAAAGACGCCTTGATCCTCGCTCAAAGCTTGAACAAAAAAGAATTTTATGACATTGCTTTTGTTTTATTTTCAGATTACATGCAAAACAATGAAAAAGAATTGGCCCTCAATTTGTATGCGTTTTTAGAAAAGCATTTCAAAGACGATAAACGCATGGCGTTGGTTTATTTTAAATTGCTAGAGAATGAAAAAGATCCTAAAAGCGTCAAAATTTATGCCACAAGCTTACTCAAACTCCAAGACGCTTACAAGGACTATTCTTACACGCCCTTTAGCGAATTTGCCCTAATTGACGCTTACAGAACCACCAAAGATTATTCAAAAGCGTTAGAAACGCTAGACAAACTTTTAAACCGCAGGCTTTCTTTAGAAGATCACCAAAAAGCCTTATACTTGCAATCCAGTTTGTTAGATCTAACCCATCAAAAAGCAAAATCTAAAGCCAGTTTAGAAAAATGCGTTCAGTTAAAACAAAAAGATCAAACAAACGCATGGCAAAATTTATGCGAACAGGGTTTAAATTTATTCAAAAACAAGGAGTCATGA
- a CDS encoding phosphomannomutase/phosphoglucomutase yields MDISIFREYDIRGIYPTTLDEKGAFSIGVELGKIMRECDKSVFVGHDARVHGRFLFEALSAGLQSSGLKVYDLGLIPTPVAYFAAFNEINGIQCPNSIMITGSHNPKEYNGFKITLNQNPFYGKDIQALKDTLLNAKHEIKPLKETPEKVNALEAYQRYLIKDFQHLKNLKYKIALDFGNGVGALGLEPILKALNIDFSSLYSDPDGNFPNHHPDPSEAKNLKDLEKHMQENAILIGFAFDGDADRIAMLSSHHIYAGDELAILFAKRLHAQGITPFVIGEVKCSQVMYNTINTFGKTLMYKTGHSNLKIKLKETHAHFAAEMSGHIFFKERYFGYDDALYACLRALELLLEQSPSDLENTIKNLPYSYTTPEEKIAVSEEEKFEIIHNLQEVLKNPPNNFPKIKEIISIDGVRVVFEHGFGLIRASNTTPYLVSRFEGKDETTALEYKRALLNLLEK; encoded by the coding sequence ATGGACATTAGCATTTTTAGAGAATACGATATTAGAGGCATTTACCCCACCACTTTAGATGAGAAGGGGGCTTTTAGTATCGGCGTGGAGTTGGGGAAAATCATGCGAGAATGCGATAAAAGCGTGTTTGTAGGGCATGACGCCAGGGTGCATGGGCGCTTTTTGTTTGAAGCTTTGAGCGCTGGGCTGCAATCAAGCGGCTTGAAAGTGTATGATTTAGGGCTAATCCCCACACCGGTAGCGTATTTTGCGGCCTTTAATGAAATCAATGGTATTCAATGCCCTAATTCCATCATGATCACTGGTTCTCACAACCCCAAAGAATACAACGGCTTTAAAATCACGCTCAATCAAAACCCGTTTTATGGCAAGGATATTCAGGCTTTAAAAGACACGCTTTTAAACGCAAAGCATGAAATAAAACCCCTAAAAGAAACACCAGAGAAAGTCAATGCCCTAGAAGCCTATCAGCGCTATTTGATCAAGGACTTTCAGCATTTAAAAAATCTTAAATACAAAATCGCCCTGGATTTTGGCAATGGCGTGGGAGCGTTAGGGCTAGAGCCGATTTTAAAGGCTTTAAACATTGATTTTAGCAGCCTTTATAGCGATCCTGATGGGAATTTCCCTAACCACCACCCAGACCCCAGCGAAGCGAAAAACTTAAAAGATCTAGAAAAACACATGCAAGAAAACGCTATTTTAATAGGCTTTGCTTTTGATGGCGATGCGGATAGGATTGCGATGTTAAGCTCTCATCATATTTATGCGGGCGATGAATTGGCGATTTTATTCGCTAAACGCTTGCATGCTCAAGGCATCACCCCCTTTGTGATCGGCGAAGTCAAATGCTCTCAAGTGATGTATAACACGATTAATACTTTTGGTAAGACGCTCATGTATAAAACCGGGCACAGCAATTTAAAAATCAAGCTCAAAGAAACCCATGCACATTTTGCGGCTGAAATGAGCGGGCATATCTTTTTTAAAGAACGCTATTTTGGCTATGATGACGCTCTTTATGCATGCTTAAGGGCTTTAGAATTATTGCTTGAACAAAGTCCAAGCGATTTGGAAAACACCATTAAAAACCTCCCCTATTCCTACACCACGCCTGAAGAAAAAATCGCCGTGAGCGAAGAAGAAAAATTTGAAATCATTCATAACCTGCAAGAAGTGCTTAAAAACCCGCCAAATAATTTCCCTAAAATCAAAGAAATCATCAGCATTGATGGCG